A single region of the Dehalococcoides mccartyi genome encodes:
- a CDS encoding CTP synthase, translating into MSKFIFVTGGVVSSVGKGITVASLGNILKSRGLSVSVQKLDPYLNVDPGTMSPYQHGEVFVTQDGAETDLDLGSYERFIDIELTADSTVTSGQVYSEVINKERRGDYLGGTIQVVPHVTQEIKARIQRLADRSKADVVIVEVGGTVGDIEGQPFLEAIRQMRNDTGRDNVLYIHVTLLPYIQSTQELKTKPTQHSVNELRRIGIQPDIIVCRADYPISEGIRDKISLFCDVERKAVIFMPTVSTIYEVPLKLESEGVGDLLVSRLHLNASPSDLSIWRGLVEKIKEPTPTVRIALVGKYVELKDAYYSVRESLCHAAIHNGRDIQIDWVHAEDIEKNGPDEYLKHVQGIIIPGGFGIRGIEGMITAVKYARENSIPYLGLCLGMQVMVIEFARHVLQSDKAHSTEFEPDSPYPVIDLLPEQRGVDSKGGTMRLGNYPCLIQPDTMAGQAYGNQMINERHRHRFEFNNDYRETLSKAGMVFSGLSPDGKLVEICEVSGHPFMVGSQFHPEFLSRPNRPHPLFREFVNAAKKVIRDGEQPSLPLSP; encoded by the coding sequence ATGTCAAAATTTATTTTTGTAACTGGCGGTGTGGTTAGCTCTGTGGGCAAAGGCATTACCGTTGCCTCACTGGGGAATATTCTCAAAAGCCGGGGGTTGAGCGTTTCGGTTCAAAAGCTGGATCCCTATCTGAACGTAGATCCCGGCACGATGTCTCCCTATCAACACGGCGAAGTTTTTGTAACCCAGGACGGGGCAGAGACTGATCTTGATTTGGGAAGTTATGAACGCTTTATAGATATTGAGCTTACTGCTGATTCCACTGTTACTTCAGGGCAGGTGTATTCCGAGGTTATAAACAAAGAGCGCCGGGGTGATTATCTGGGCGGTACCATACAGGTAGTGCCGCATGTTACCCAGGAGATAAAAGCCAGAATACAGCGTCTGGCAGACCGGTCTAAAGCCGATGTGGTGATAGTGGAAGTGGGCGGCACTGTAGGTGACATTGAGGGGCAGCCCTTTCTGGAAGCTATCCGCCAAATGCGCAACGATACCGGCAGGGATAATGTTCTGTATATCCATGTAACCCTCCTTCCTTATATACAGTCTACCCAGGAGCTTAAAACCAAACCTACCCAGCATAGCGTTAACGAACTCAGGCGGATAGGTATCCAACCTGATATCATTGTCTGCCGGGCAGATTACCCTATATCCGAAGGTATTCGTGACAAGATTTCACTGTTCTGTGATGTGGAACGTAAGGCGGTTATCTTTATGCCCACCGTTTCCACTATATATGAAGTCCCCCTGAAGCTGGAGTCTGAGGGTGTGGGTGATTTATTGGTCAGCCGCCTTCACCTGAATGCTTCCCCGTCTGACCTCAGTATCTGGCGTGGTTTGGTGGAGAAAATTAAAGAACCTACCCCTACGGTCAGGATTGCTTTGGTTGGCAAATATGTGGAGCTGAAAGATGCCTATTATTCGGTGCGGGAGTCTCTCTGCCATGCCGCCATTCATAACGGGCGGGATATTCAGATAGATTGGGTGCATGCTGAAGATATTGAGAAAAACGGCCCTGATGAATATTTGAAACACGTTCAGGGTATTATTATACCCGGCGGGTTCGGCATAAGGGGTATTGAGGGCATGATAACCGCTGTCAAGTATGCCCGTGAAAACAGCATACCTTATCTGGGTTTGTGTCTGGGTATGCAGGTTATGGTTATTGAATTTGCCCGCCACGTGCTTCAGTCTGACAAAGCCCACTCTACCGAATTTGAACCTGATTCTCCTTACCCGGTTATTGACCTTTTGCCGGAGCAACGGGGGGTGGATTCCAAGGGCGGGACTATGCGTCTGGGCAATTATCCTTGTCTTATCCAGCCTGATACCATGGCCGGTCAGGCTTACGGGAATCAGATGATAAATGAGCGTCATCGTCATCGTTTTGAGTTTAATAATGATTATCGTGAAACCCTTTCCAAGGCAGGTATGGTATTCAGCGGACTGTCTCCTGACGGCAAGCTGGTAGAGATTTGCGAGGTTAGCGGCCATCCGTTTATGGTTGGTTCGCAGTTCCATCCGGAGTTTCTTTCCAGGCCGAACCGTCCACATCCTTTGTTCCGTGAATTTGTAAATGCTGCTAAAAAGGTTATACGTGACGGTGAACAGCCTTCTTTGCCGCTTTCGCCCTGA
- the fsa gene encoding fructose-6-phosphate aldolase produces MRIFLDTANIEEIKKGLKLGVVSGVTTNPTLVAKEGISDYKSVVQQICALLPEGDVSAEITAEDPAEMLKQAREIAKWAPNVVVKIPATAEGLEIISKLSKEGVRFNMTLCFSVNQALLGALAGAAFVSPFVGRLDDAGHDGMMLINDIVSIYKEYGFETQVIAASIRHPLHCTQAAQTGAGIATVPYKVLMQMMQHPLTDSGIARFMADWKSVQK; encoded by the coding sequence ATGCGTATTTTTCTGGATACCGCTAATATTGAAGAGATTAAAAAAGGCCTGAAACTGGGAGTGGTGAGCGGTGTGACCACTAATCCTACTCTGGTTGCCAAAGAAGGCATCAGTGATTATAAATCCGTAGTCCAGCAGATATGTGCCTTGCTGCCGGAGGGTGATGTTTCCGCCGAAATTACGGCTGAAGACCCCGCCGAAATGCTCAAGCAGGCCCGTGAAATCGCCAAGTGGGCACCCAACGTTGTGGTCAAAATACCCGCCACCGCCGAAGGGCTGGAGATTATTTCCAAGCTGAGCAAAGAGGGTGTCCGCTTCAATATGACCCTCTGTTTCTCGGTCAATCAGGCTTTGCTGGGGGCTTTGGCCGGTGCGGCCTTTGTCAGCCCGTTTGTGGGCAGGCTGGATGACGCCGGGCATGACGGCATGATGCTTATAAATGATATAGTCAGTATATATAAGGAATACGGGTTTGAAACCCAGGTGATAGCTGCCAGTATCCGCCACCCGCTTCACTGCACTCAGGCGGCTCAGACTGGTGCCGGCATTGCCACTGTACCTTACAAGGTGCTTATGCAGATGATGCAGCACCCGCTGACAGATTCGGGTATTGCCCGTTTCATGGCTGACTGGAAAAGTGTCCAGAAGTAA